Below is a genomic region from Tumebacillus amylolyticus.
CGCGCCGCCATCTCGCGGATGCAGCGCCAAGGGTGGCTGACCTCCCGCAAAGTCGGCAACCGCAGTTTCTATTCAATGTCACCCCGTGGGCAAAAACGCCTCGACGAAGCCGCCGAGCGCATCTACCCCCGCCACGAAGGCAAAGGCTGGCAGGGAAAGTGGTGCATGATCTCCTACAACATTCCCGAAGATCGCCGCCACCTGCGCGACCAGTTCCGCAAAGAACTCACCTACCTCGGCTTCGGCCTGCTCACCAACTCCACTTGGTTCTCTCCCAATGACTTAACCGACAAAGTCAGAGAGATCACCGAAACGTACGAGATCACCGGACACGTCGAGATCTTCACCGCCGAGCACTTCGGATGGAGTGAACCTCGGCAGTTGGTGGAGAAATGCTGGGACTTGGAAAGCATCAACGCCTCCTACCGTTCGTTTATCGACACGTACCGCCCGCACTTTGAAGCTCTGCGCGCCCAAGGCGATCTGCCGGACAACCGCTGCTTTGTGGAGAAGACCCAACTCGTTCACCAATACCGCAAATTCCTGTTCATCGACCCGGACTTGCCGCAGGAACTTTTACCCGACCTCTGGCTGGGCCAAGAAGCGGACGAACTGTTCAGCGAGTTCTATGGATGGCTCCACCCCGGCGCAACGCGCTTTTTTGAAGAACTGTACGAGGCGGCTCCCTAAATCAGTAAGCGCTTTCTTGCCGAACTGTATGACGAAATGTTATGATAACGTTAGAAAACCGTAGTACGTTTCGAAGGGGGACTTGGAGATGATCGCACAAACGCACGAGGAAAAGCTCAACGCGTTTCTTGAGAAGATCGAAAACGGAGGCAAAATCGAAGCGGACGACTGGATGCCGGACGATTACCGCCTGCAATTGATCAAATTGATTTCCATGCACGGCATGTCGGAGATCATGGGCGCCCTGCCGGAGAAGGAATGGGTTCCGAAAGCTCCGACCCTGCGTCGCAAACTTGCGATTATGGCGAAAGTGCAAGACGAGATGGGCCACGGCCAACTCCTGTTGCGCGTTGCCGAAGACTTGATGGCTCCGCTTGGAAAGGGCCGTGAAGATATGCTGAACGACCTGTTCACCGGCCGTTTGAAATTCCACAACGTCTTCCATATGGAAGCACCGACTTGGGCAGACGCAGGCGTCATCGGCTGGTTGGTCGACGGCGCAGCCATCATCACCCAAACGATGTCGCTCGACACGTCCTACGCGCCGTACTCCCGCGCGTTGCACCGCATCTGCGCCGAGGAGAAATTCCATGCCCAACACGGCGAGAGCATCGTCTTGGCACTGGCGGAAGGCACCGAAGAGCAACGCCAGATGTTGCAAGACGCCGTCACCCGCTGGTGGCCGGCTCTGTTGATGTTCTTTGGCCCGCCGGAGGGTGGCAAGATCACCTCCAACCAACAGCAGAACATGCGCTACAAGATCCGTTCGCAAACCAACGAAGAGCTGAGACAAATCTTCTTTGACAAATACGTTTCGAGAATTTTCCACCTCGGCCTCACCCTGCCGGACCCGACGATCCACTATGACGAAGCACAAGGCCAGTGGGTTTACCAACAACCGGACTGGGATGAGTTCAAACAGATCGTCTCCGGCCACGGCCCGCGTTCTGTACAGCGTCTCGACCTGCGCAAACTTTCCTATCAACAAGCCCAGTGGGTGCGCGATGCCCTGCTGAACAACACGCAACAAGCGATCTAGTCGAGGAGGGACTGTGACCATGAGCGAACAAGCAAAGCAAAACGG
It encodes:
- the paaX gene encoding phenylacetic acid degradation operon negative regulatory protein PaaX — its product is MKPQSMLFTIYGEYLRHTSNEIWIGSLTRLLGEFGMTEQAVRAAISRMQRQGWLTSRKVGNRSFYSMSPRGQKRLDEAAERIYPRHEGKGWQGKWCMISYNIPEDRRHLRDQFRKELTYLGFGLLTNSTWFSPNDLTDKVREITETYEITGHVEIFTAEHFGWSEPRQLVEKCWDLESINASYRSFIDTYRPHFEALRAQGDLPDNRCFVEKTQLVHQYRKFLFIDPDLPQELLPDLWLGQEADELFSEFYGWLHPGATRFFEELYEAAP
- the paaA gene encoding 1,2-phenylacetyl-CoA epoxidase subunit PaaA, with product MIAQTHEEKLNAFLEKIENGGKIEADDWMPDDYRLQLIKLISMHGMSEIMGALPEKEWVPKAPTLRRKLAIMAKVQDEMGHGQLLLRVAEDLMAPLGKGREDMLNDLFTGRLKFHNVFHMEAPTWADAGVIGWLVDGAAIITQTMSLDTSYAPYSRALHRICAEEKFHAQHGESIVLALAEGTEEQRQMLQDAVTRWWPALLMFFGPPEGGKITSNQQQNMRYKIRSQTNEELRQIFFDKYVSRIFHLGLTLPDPTIHYDEAQGQWVYQQPDWDEFKQIVSGHGPRSVQRLDLRKLSYQQAQWVRDALLNNTQQAI